In the Victivallis sp. Marseille-Q1083 genome, one interval contains:
- a CDS encoding alpha/beta hydrolase fold domain-containing protein, translating into MGKQEGRRWTFVVVLVIIMIGIAMVWCWRSEPWKWARREQREVRLISGRPFLVGEFQVRIGFPETPTTQVSYVIPVDGEGRPLPAASNMVFYAPFNGEDGSTFLANRGWLGAFWFENNCTVFSMFVKINPQGFRHSYGNYLGGEWFEVVCAVQDHLCTEFEIEKRPFFVVGESAGGNLAGQMATAMPERIAAAAWCGATNLAKPAKPNRSKLLALNTWGCPGMIPTLEAVRWQREVGGEVWHGITPPHFRELRNYHAPGEIAYLLIQQFIIDAMRSREMGVEFPSPEFLMLWQTLPQTVTDGWLQPKGGVSDELLVYPPLPDANRVILLAGGMDHIGFGSRMDGLLRLAEAGAIPISLPVDEHYLEHPEQMELQLKQVLERPEWAALPIYVAGSGMAGQLAALAVLRQPDQRIKRIITLDAEFDSPFPHLSLAAAWKNDLIPLHMMFSHNWPDLPEGITSTVFAMDEKYDGDDIWNAFIAEVAREETSSDK; encoded by the coding sequence ATGGGAAAACAAGAAGGAAGGCGCTGGACGTTCGTTGTGGTTCTGGTCATAATAATGATTGGAATTGCAATGGTTTGGTGCTGGCGGAGCGAACCGTGGAAATGGGCTCGTCGTGAACAGCGGGAGGTCCGGCTGATCAGCGGCCGGCCGTTTTTGGTCGGTGAATTCCAGGTACGGATAGGATTCCCGGAAACACCGACCACTCAGGTAAGTTATGTGATTCCGGTTGACGGGGAGGGAAGACCGCTTCCAGCTGCTTCCAATATGGTGTTCTATGCTCCGTTTAACGGTGAGGATGGTAGTACCTTTTTGGCCAATCGTGGTTGGTTGGGGGCATTTTGGTTTGAAAATAACTGCACGGTTTTCAGTATGTTCGTCAAGATTAATCCTCAGGGCTTTCGACATTCCTATGGCAATTATCTGGGCGGAGAATGGTTTGAAGTCGTTTGTGCGGTTCAGGATCATCTTTGTACTGAATTCGAAATTGAAAAACGGCCTTTCTTTGTCGTCGGGGAATCTGCCGGCGGCAATCTGGCCGGCCAGATGGCGACGGCGATGCCGGAGCGGATTGCTGCTGCAGCGTGGTGCGGCGCGACTAATTTGGCGAAACCGGCGAAACCGAACCGGTCCAAACTGTTGGCGTTGAACACTTGGGGGTGTCCGGGCATGATTCCTACGCTGGAGGCTGTCCGGTGGCAGCGGGAGGTCGGTGGTGAGGTGTGGCATGGAATCACACCACCGCATTTCCGGGAATTGCGGAATTATCATGCTCCGGGTGAAATCGCCTATCTGTTGATTCAACAATTCATCATCGACGCGATGCGCAGCCGCGAGATGGGAGTGGAGTTTCCTTCGCCGGAATTTCTGATGCTTTGGCAGACCTTACCGCAGACGGTGACCGATGGTTGGCTGCAGCCGAAAGGAGGCGTCTCGGATGAATTGCTGGTCTATCCGCCATTGCCAGATGCCAATAGAGTGATCCTTCTGGCCGGTGGAATGGATCATATTGGCTTCGGCTCCCGTATGGATGGCTTGCTTCGGCTGGCTGAAGCAGGGGCGATTCCAATTTCTTTGCCGGTAGATGAACATTATCTGGAGCATCCAGAACAAATGGAGTTGCAGTTAAAGCAAGTATTGGAACGACCGGAATGGGCAGCTTTACCGATTTATGTGGCTGGGAGTGGCATGGCAGGGCAACTGGCTGCCTTAGCAGTGCTCCGCCAGCCAGATCAGCGCATCAAACGGATTATCACGTTGGATGCCGAATTTGACAGCCCGTTTCCGCACTTGTCGCTGGCGGCGGCTTGGAAGAACGATTTGATTCCGCTGCATATGATGTTTTCGCATAATTGGCCGGATTTACCGGAAGGGATAACTTCAACCGTATTTGCCATGGATGAAAAATACGATGGAGATGATATTTGGAATGCGTTTATTGCTGAAGTTGCTAGAGAGGAGACCAGTTCCGATAAGTAA
- a CDS encoding type II secretion system protein, translated as MKRTFTMVELLLAVAILAVLAGLLLGIMGRSQQSAGGTQCLAYLKKMVEAVTLYQGDYNNWCLTPTGWRDGNREPVWWAVLIDNYGVTPETFCCPLALNSTGSRDVLLNGTAPEWQPVGSYGMNKTTFGNLGNYCEQKDPWSRPHKAAEILKYGTAAKLVYLGDSVTAETGLKAKLPWFSPFFLAGDHGVFPGQVRNNGSYPISARHDGQAGVAMFDGHAESVEGMDLLRMDVYWSPLLDEKGNLYLY; from the coding sequence ATGAAAAGAACATTCACGATGGTGGAACTGTTGTTAGCGGTTGCGATTCTGGCCGTACTGGCCGGATTGTTGTTGGGAATTATGGGGCGTTCGCAGCAATCGGCCGGCGGAACACAGTGTCTGGCTTATTTGAAGAAGATGGTTGAGGCCGTAACTCTTTATCAGGGCGATTACAACAACTGGTGTTTAACGCCTACCGGTTGGCGCGACGGTAACCGGGAACCGGTCTGGTGGGCAGTACTGATCGATAATTACGGTGTAACGCCGGAAACTTTTTGCTGTCCACTTGCCCTTAATTCGACCGGTAGCCGCGATGTGCTGTTGAATGGAACCGCTCCAGAATGGCAACCGGTCGGTAGTTATGGGATGAACAAAACGACCTTTGGCAACTTGGGTAATTATTGTGAGCAGAAGGATCCATGGAGTAGGCCACACAAGGCTGCCGAGATCCTCAAGTATGGTACCGCAGCCAAATTAGTTTATCTCGGCGATTCAGTGACGGCCGAGACCGGTTTGAAGGCCAAGTTGCCTTGGTTCAGTCCGTTTTTCCTGGCCGGCGATCATGGCGTATTTCCGGGACAGGTACGCAATAACGGCAGTTATCCGATCAGTGCCCGTCATGACGGACAGGCTGGCGTTGCGATGTTCGATGGGCATGCTGAATCGGTTGAGGGGATGGATTTGCTGCGCATGGATGTTTACTGGTCTCCGTTGCTGGATGAAAAGGGAAATCTTTATCTATATTGA
- a CDS encoding prepilin-type N-terminal cleavage/methylation domain-containing protein, translated as MRQKFTLLELLVVISIIAILSGLLLPALWRAKLAAQNVRCINNLKQMITVAILYQSDNDDWCLTPTGWRWEKREPYWWEVLIDDYGCSAEIFCCPLALNDADDRETLLHGVGPDWLAQGSYGMNKTTFGNLGGYMEKNRDPWDKPSKASVVYGMGNSSNLIYLGDSVTYEEGRAAGLPWFHPIYLSADDGVFPDHLKEDGSYPVYLRHGQQANVAMLDGHAAALELPELLKTEVYWSPLLNERGQLYWYTKIGEH; from the coding sequence GTGAGACAGAAGTTCACATTACTGGAATTGCTCGTAGTCATTTCCATTATTGCAATTTTATCGGGATTGCTGTTGCCGGCGTTGTGGCGGGCAAAGTTGGCAGCCCAGAATGTTCGTTGCATTAATAACTTAAAACAGATGATCACCGTTGCCATTCTCTATCAGAGTGATAATGATGACTGGTGCCTGACGCCGACCGGTTGGCGATGGGAAAAACGGGAACCGTATTGGTGGGAAGTGTTAATTGACGATTACGGTTGCTCGGCGGAAATTTTCTGTTGTCCGCTGGCGCTGAATGATGCGGATGACCGTGAAACATTGTTGCACGGTGTCGGGCCGGATTGGCTGGCGCAGGGCAGTTATGGGATGAATAAGACAACCTTCGGCAACTTGGGTGGCTATATGGAGAAAAATCGCGACCCGTGGGACAAGCCCAGCAAGGCCAGTGTGGTCTACGGCATGGGAAACAGTTCGAATTTGATCTATCTTGGCGATTCGGTGACCTATGAAGAGGGCCGTGCGGCCGGGTTGCCGTGGTTTCATCCGATTTATCTGTCAGCGGATGATGGCGTGTTTCCGGATCATTTGAAAGAGGACGGCAGTTATCCGGTTTATTTACGGCATGGTCAGCAGGCCAATGTCGCCATGCTGGACGGACATGCTGCGGCACTTGAGTTGCCGGAGTTGTTGAAAACGGAAGTTTACTGGTCGCCGTTGCTGAATGAGCGTGGGCAGCTCTATTGGTATACGAAAATTGGAGAACATTGA